Genomic DNA from Paraconexibacter algicola:
GCTCCCCCGGCGCGGCGGCGTGCGGCGGGCACCACGGCGGGCGCACGTGCAGTCGCCCGCCGACGAGGATCGGCTGGTGGAAGGCCCGCCACCGCTCGGACCAGTCGTCGGCGACCTCCGTGGTGCGGATCTCGACGAGCGCCCCGCCCGCCGCGGCCTCGAGGTCGGGCAGCTCGGGGATCTCCCCCGGCGCCCCGTAGATCGCGAACTCGACGACGTCGGCGGAGATGTCGGTCTCCTCCACCCCGGACGGCGCGAAGGTCAGGAGGTCGGCGAGCGCCAGCTCGGCGTCCGCGCGGCGGACCCGGACCGCGAGCCGGATCACTGGCCCATGAGCCGGCGCAGCTTGCCGACCATCGTCTCGTCGTCGCGGAGGTTGTCCTCCGTGATCGTGCCGGCGAGCTGCTCCAGCAGGCGCTTCTGCTCCTTGGAGAGCCGGCGCGGGATCACGACGTTGACGACGCCGCGCAGGTCCCCCGCCCGGCCCGGACGGCGCAGGACCGGGACGCCGCGGCCGCGCACGGACAGCACCTCGCCCGGCTGCGTGCCGGCGGGCACGGTGAAGGTCACCGGGCCGTCGAGGCCCTCGAGCTCGATCGTCGTGCCCAGCGCCGCGCGCGGGGCGGGCACGTCGAGGACGGTGACGAGGTCGTCGCCGTCGCGCAGGAAGCGGTCGTGCGGGCGGACGACCACGAGCACGTAGAGGTCCCCGGCGGGCCCGCCGAGCTCGCCCGCGTGCCCGCGCCCGCTGACGCGGATCCGCTGCCCGTCCGCGATCCCGGCCGGGATGTCGACGTCGAGCTCGCTGAGCGTCACCTCGCGGCCGCGCCCGCGGCAGGTCGTGCACGGCTGCTCGGGCACGCGACCGTCCCCGTGGCAGGTGTCGCACTCCACGGTCTGCACGACCTGGCCGAACGGGGTGCGGCGCACGGCCTGCAGCCGCCCCGCCCCGCCGCAGCGCTCGCACGCCCGGATCGGGGTGCCGGGCGTCGCGCCGTTGCCGTGGCAGGTGCTGCAGGTCCCGACGACCTCGAAGCTGACCTGCTGCTTGACGCCGGTGAACGCCTCGGCGAGGTCGATCTCGACCTGCACCGCGACGTCGCCGCCCGCGGCCGGACCGCCGCGCCCGCCACCGCCGCCGAACGGGCCGCCGCCCCCGCCGAAGAACGCGTCGAAGAGGTCGCTGATCGAGCCGAAGCCGTCGAAGTTCGGGGCCGCGCCCGCCCCGCGCAGGCCGTCGTGGCCGTAGCGGTCGAACGTCGCGCGTCGCTCGGGGTCGGAGAGGATCTCGTAGGCCTCCGCGGCCTCCTTGAACTTCTCCTCGGCCTGCGGGTCGTGCGCGTTGACGTCGGGGTGCAGCTCGCGGGCGAGCCGGCGGAAGGCCTTCTTGATGACCGTCTCGTCCGCG
This window encodes:
- the dnaJ gene encoding molecular chaperone DnaJ, whose translation is MSSSTKRDPYEILGVARDADETVIKKAFRRLARELHPDVNAHDPQAEEKFKEAAEAYEILSDPERRATFDRYGHDGLRGAGAAPNFDGFGSISDLFDAFFGGGGGPFGGGGGRGGPAAGGDVAVQVEIDLAEAFTGVKQQVSFEVVGTCSTCHGNGATPGTPIRACERCGGAGRLQAVRRTPFGQVVQTVECDTCHGDGRVPEQPCTTCRGRGREVTLSELDVDIPAGIADGQRIRVSGRGHAGELGGPAGDLYVLVVVRPHDRFLRDGDDLVTVLDVPAPRAALGTTIELEGLDGPVTFTVPAGTQPGEVLSVRGRGVPVLRRPGRAGDLRGVVNVVIPRRLSKEQKRLLEQLAGTITEDNLRDDETMVGKLRRLMGQ